In Streptomyces camelliae, the sequence GGTGTGCCTGCCTTCGGGGGCGTGGGGGCGGGGGGCGTGCCCGGTCTGCTGCGCGTGGGGCCTGCCGGACTGAGGGGTGCGAGATCAAGGCCTGCCGGGCTCACCCCTTGACTGGTGACCCCACGCGCACGCGGGACCTCCCCGGCTAAGGGCGCGGGTGGCGGGGTTCGTACAGGGCCAGTTCGGCGCCGCCCGGGAGGCGGAGGGCGGTCACCCGGCCCCACGGTGCCTCCTCCACCGGTCGGCTGAAGTCGGCTCCGCGCTCGGTGAGTTGGCGCCGGGTCTCGTCCAGGTCGTCGCACATCAGCATCAGCTCGTGCGCGGGCTCGCCGTCGGTGGGGTGGCAGGCCACCTCGGTGGGCGGCGCCTTGAAGATGAGCCAGCCACGGCCCGCGTCGACGTACGACCAGCAGAGGGTGCCGCGCAGAAAGGCCCGGTCAGCCTCCGGGTCCCGGCTGTAGAGCACCACGTGTGCACCGTTGATCACGCGGGGAGGTTAGTGCGACGGGCGGGGCCGGACAAGCACCGGCGCCCCACCGGCGGCCGGCGCCGCTTCCGGCTCGGTCCCGGCGGGCCGGTGGGCTCGGACACCCCCTGGCTGTCCATCGTGGCTGTTCCGCCCGGCCGAGGGACCACTGGGCCCTGTTGCACCGTGACAGCGCGGGAAGACCATGGTGGGAGGGGGTTGTCCGTG encodes:
- a CDS encoding VOC family protein, producing MINGAHVVLYSRDPEADRAFLRGTLCWSYVDAGRGWLIFKAPPTEVACHPTDGEPAHELMLMCDDLDETRRQLTERGADFSRPVEEAPWGRVTALRLPGGAELALYEPRHPRP